The Halorubrum salinarum genome segment ACCGCGCCGCCGAACTTCACGTAGTCCCGCCGGGTCGATTCTCCGGTCGTGGTGATGTCGTCGTCGCTCATGTCAGGCGTCTCCGTTGATGATGTCCGCAACGCGCTGTCGGTCGAACAGCCGCTCGCCGTCGGGGATCGCGGGGTAGGCGTCGCCGTGGTCGTAGCCGGGCCACTCGCCGAACCGCTCCGGGTACAGCTGCTTCGCGGTCATCTCCAGCTGGAACAGGTTCATGATCGGGCCCTGAACCGGGTTCCCGGACGGGTAGAACCGGTCGTTCTCGACCGCGGCGAGTTCGCTCGCGACGGGGTGGTCCGCCAGCTCCTCGCGGACCGCGCCCACGTCGTAGTAGGAGGCGATCCCGAACTGGTGGAGGACCACGTCGGGGTCGACCTCCAGCAGCGCCTCGTGGTCGTACGTCGTCTCGTAGGTGACCTCGTCGCCGGCGAAGGCGTCGGGGGCGCCGAGCGGTCGGACGTGCGCGTTCGCGAACCCGGGGCCGTCGGTCCGCGAGGGGTAGTAGGTCCCGTCCATGTAGATGAGCGTCGCGACCGTTGGCCGGTCCTCGGCCGGCGGGAGGTCGCTCCGGACCGTCTCGAGCAGGTCCTCGCGGACCGCGTCGAGCGCGGCGAACCGCTCCTCCTCCCGGAAGACGGCGGCGACGCGCTCGCCGATGTCCGGGAGCGCGTAGTACTCGTACCGGTCCCGACACGGCTCCGGCGGCTGCGAGCGCCGCCGGCTGTAGATGTTCCCGAACCACGGCCCGACGTTGTCGCGGATCTCGGCGACGTCGTCCTCGGTCCACCCGTCGAAGGAGACGAACAGGCAGGGATCCGCGAGGTGGAGGTCGCTGTCGAGCTCGTAGAGCAACTCGCGGTCGACGGAGATGCCGCCGCCGGAGCCCGTGTTGAGCTGCGCGAGCCCGTCGCGGTCGAAGGAGACGCCGTCGAGGTCGGCGTAGTAGGCGTCCAGCGTGTTCCCGCCGGCGTCGGCGTCGAAGCCGAGCGAGTTGACCGCGTCACCGTGGCCGAGCGCGACGGCCAGGTCGGCGTACAGGAGGCTGTAGACCATGATGTCCTCCGGGACCGCGTCGAACGCGACTTCGCCGGCCGGAGCCATGGTCGCCGTGTAGCCGGGGTCGGCCGTCGAGCCGTTCGAGTCTCCCGTCGCGTCGGACCCTTCCGTCGCGTTCGACCCGCCGGTCGTCTCGTCGTCGGTCGCGTTCGACCCGGGGCCCTCGGAGCCGCCGGTACAGCCGGCGAGCAGGCCCCCGCCGACGACCGCGCCGCCGTACGTCAGGTAGTCGCGTCGGGTCGGAGCGTCGTCGCGCATCTCAGTAGTCCCCGTTGACGATGTCCGCGACGCGCCGGTAGTCGAACAGCCGGGCCTCGGGGTCGGAGAGGGTCTCGATCCCGTTCCACTCGCCGAAGGCGTCGGGGTAGAACTGCTTTGCGGCCGCCTCTGTCTGGAAGAGGTTGATGAGCGGCCCCTGATACGACGTGCCGCCGCGGTAGAGGCGGTCGTTCTGGACCGCGGTCAGCTGCTTGCCGACCGGGTCCTCGCGCATCGCGTCCATGCGCCGCTCGAACTCCTCGGCCGAGACGTGCGAGAAGCCGTACTGGAACAGCAGGGCGTCGGGGTCGACCTCGAGGATCTGCTCGTAGTCCCACTCGGCGTAGCCCCCCTCGATGGCGTCGTCGAAGGCCCCGCGCATCTCCACGTCCCGGTACTGCTTGTGACCGTTGCCGTCGTTGACCGGGTACGCGTAGAAGGTACCGTTCTCGAAGTCGGAGTTGACCGAGAGGAGCCCGACGGTCGGCCGCTCGGCCTGGTCGGGGAGTCGCGACTCGATGTCCGCGATCAGCCCGTCGTGGACCGACTTGAGCGCCTCGTAGCGCTCGCGCTCTTGGAACACGTCGGCGACGACCTCGAAGGCCTCGTACAGCGAGTAGTACCGGTAGTCGTGCCAGTCCTCGCCGCGGCGACGGATGGAGTTGCCGACGATCGGACCCACGTTCGTCGCCACCTCCTCGTAGTCGGCGTCCGTCCACGTGTCGTCGAGGAGGCTGATGAAGTTCGGGTCCATCAGGTGGACGTCGGCGTCCAGCTCGTAGAACGACTCCTTGTCGATCCCGCCGTCGCCCATGAGCTGGGCGACGCCGTCGAAGGAGACGTCGACGTCGGGGAGGTGGTCGAAGAACCCGAGCGGCCAGTTCTCGGTGAAGATCAGCCCCTGAAGCCCGTCGAGCTGACCGAGCGCGATGCCCATGTCGCCGTACGTGCTGAAGTACGCCATCCAGCGCTCGGGCACCGCGTCGAACGCGACCTCGCCCATCGGGGCCATCTCGACGGTGTAGCCCGCGTCGGCCGTCGACTCGGCCGCGGCGTCGTCGTCCGAGCCCGCGGTCCCGTTCGTCGCGTCGGACGTCTCGTTGCCCTCGGGCGCCGAGCTGTCGTCCGAGGTGCCCGCGCAGCCGGCGAGCACTCCCGCGCCGACGACCGCGCCGCCGTACTTCACGTAGTCTCGCCGGGTCGGCGCCCGACGCTGGCTTCGTTCGTCTGCCATATTTTTAGGTCGACCTAAAAATTGAAAAGGATTCTGATCCGTCGATCCCCGACGGAGCGCCGTGCGCCACCGATCCGGGATCGACCGCGCCGGTCGCGAGCCTACTCGTCGCCGCCGTCGGCCCGCGCGACGCGCTCGCTCGGGCGCTCGCGGTCGTCGTCGTGCCGGGCGCGGAGCGGTTCGATCCGGGGCCCTCGCGGCGTCCGGTCGACCGCGGCGTCGATCTCGAACACCTCGGCGAGCAGGTCCTCGGTGACGACCTCCTCCGGCGTGCCGCGGGCGCGGATCGCGCCGTCCTTGAGCGCGACCACGCGGTCGGCGACCCGCGCCGCCTGCTCGATGTCGTGGAGGACGACGACCACGGTGACCTCGCTCTCGTCTCGGAGCGTCTCGATGATCTCCATCACCTCCATCTGGTGGTGGAGGTCGAGGAACGTCGTCGGCTCGTCCAAGAGGAGCACGTCCGTGTCCTGCGCGAGCGCCATCGCGATCCACGCGAGCTGTTTCTGCCCCCCGCTCAGGCTGCCGACCTCGCGGTCCCTGAGGTGACCGCAGCCCGCCAGCTCGATGGCGCGGTCGACGGCCGCCTCGTCCTCGTCGGTCGTCGTCTCGAAGAACCCGCGGTGCGGGTAACGTCCGTGGTACACCAGGTCCTCGACGGTGATGCTGTTCGGCGAGGTGCTCTCCTGCGAGAGCAGCCCCATCGTCCGTGCGAGCTCCTTCTTGTCGAACGAGCCGATCTCTCGGCCGTCGACGAGCACCGAGCCGGCGTCGGGCGCGAGCTGGTCGGCGAGCCCCTTCAGCAGCGTGCTCTTGCCGGACCCGTTCGGACCCACGAGCGCCGTCACCGCCCCGCTCGGGGCCGTGATCGACTCGCCGTCGACGACGGGCCCGTCGCTCGCGGGGTACGAGAGGACGAGGTCCTCCCCGTCGAGGCGACCGCCGGCCTCGGCGTCCCGACCCGCGTCGGCCTCGGTCTCGGTCGGGCGCTTCGACTCGCCCGCGGTCGGTTCGAGCGCCATCAGATCTCACCCATCCGTTCCTGTCTGCGCATCAGGTAGAGGAAGTACGGTCCGCCGACGAGCCCGGTCACGATGCCGACCGGGATCTGCGCGTCGGAGCCGACGAGCACCGCCATGCCGAGGCGCGCGCCCACGTCGGCGGCGACCAGCAGCGCCGGGCCGGCGAACAGGCAGCCGATCACCAGCTTCCGGTAGTCGCTCCCGACGATGTTGCGCACCATGTGCGGGACGATCAGCCCGACGAAGCCGACGATTCCCGCCACGGCGATGCTCGCGGACGCCGCGAGCACCGCGACGCCCGAGAGGGCGAACCGGACCTTCTCGACGCTCATCCCGAGCGAACTGGCCGTGCGCTCGCCGAGCAGCAGGACGTTCAGCTGCCGGGAGCTGACCAAGGCGAGCAGCATCGCGACGGCGGTCCACGGCAGGGCCATCCGGACCTGCTCCCAGTCGGTGCCCGTCAGCGACCCGGTGGTCCAGGAGATGGCCGACTGGACGACGCCGATGTCGTCGGCGAAGAAGAACAGCGCCGTCTGGAGGCTGCTGAACACCGTCCCGACGATGACCCCCGCGAGCACGAGCCGGACGGGCGAGGTGCCGTTCTTCCACGCGATGGCGTAGACGACGAGGAACGCGACCGCGCCGCCGACCGAGGCGATGAGCGGGAGGAACGCCGCCAGCCCCGAGAACACGACGAGCGTCAGCAGGATCATCAGGCCCGCGCCGGAGGAGACGCCGAGGATGAACGGGCTCGCCAGCTCGTTGCGCGTGACGGCCTGGAAGATGGCGCCGGAGACGGCGAGGTTCATCCCCACGAGCATCGCGACGAACACCCGCGGCAGCCGGATGTTCCAGACGATGAGGCTCTGTTTCCCCATCTCCGGGAGCTCGGCCCCGAGGAGGAACGCTCGCCACGCCTGCGCGTCGAAGACGACGCGGGGGTCGAACACCGCCTGCCACGCGTCGACGATCGTCATCGAGAACGCGCCGAAGCTCACCTGAGCGAGCCCGCCGAGGACGACGACCGCGAGGCTCGCCGCACACAGCGTGAACAGCGAGCCGTCGAACCAGCCGAACCACTGCTCGCGCCAGCCGGCCGCCCCGGCGGAGGTGCCCGTCGCCACGGTCAGGATCCCCCCAGCGTCGCGCCGAGTTCGGCGGCGCGGTCCCGAACGCTGTCCTCGTCGACCGCGTCGAGCAGCGTCTCGTCGTCGACGCCGTCGAGTAGCGTTTCGGTGTCGACGGCGTCCAGCAGCGTTTCGGCGTCGAGGGCCCCGGCCACTCGGTCCGCGTCGAGGTGCGACGCGAGCGCGGCCTGCCCCTCGGCGGCGCGCTCCTCGATCTCGTCCGGCTCGACGTACGACGAGAGCGACTCGTCGATGGCCGCGGCGCGGACGCGCCGGTAGCGGTCGGAGTCGGTGTCGACGGGCGCGTCGTCGCCGTAGTGGTCGTCGAACCACTCGGTCCACCGGTCGCGGTCGTTCCACTCGTCGTCGAGTTCGGCCTCTCGGCGCACCCAGTCGACGCCGTCCGCGACCGCTTCCCACCAGCCGTCGTCGATCCGGGCGTCGGCGATGACGCGGTGGGCGACGCGGGCGCCGCGGCCGGCGGCCATGATCGCCTGGGTGTCTGTTTCGTCCGAGGGCGAGGCGACGTAGAGCCCGTCGACGGGCGTCGTCCCGTCACGGTCGGGGTACTCGCGGTCGAACCAGTCGTGCTCCTCGTCGCCCTCCTCGTACGTCTCGAACATCGCCGCGTCGTCGTCGAGTCCGCGCAGGTACGAGCCGTCGTAGCGCGTCGCCGCGATCACGCGGCGAGCGGTGACCGGGTCGCCCTCCTGCGGAGTGACGACGAAGCCCTCGCCGTCGTCGGCGCGGGCGACCGACTCGACGAGGTCGGAGTCGATCTCGCAGCCGGCGGTCTCGGCGTGGTCGTGGATCAGCCCGTACAGCGTCTCGATGTCGATCCCGGCCGGGAAGCCGAGGTAGTTTTCGAGGTGCGCGCAGCGCTTGAGCGACGACCGGCCGCGGTCGAAGACGACCGTGTCGAGCCCCTCGCGGGCGCAGAACACGGCCGCGGAGCAGCCGGCCGGGCCGCCGCCGACGACGGCCACGTCGCGGTCGCAGTCGTGTGTCGCTTCGGGGTCGGTGGTGCTCATCGGTCAGATGTCACCGTTGACGATGTCTCGGACGCGCTGGCGGTCGAACAGCCGTTCGCCCTCGGGCACGTCGAGTGGCGCCTCCGTGTCGACTTCGCCGAACTCCTCGGGGTAGAACAGCCGGGCCGTGAGCTCCGTCTGGAAGGCGTTGACCAGCGGGCCCTGCTCGGCGGTCGGACCGGGCACGACGCGCCCCTCTTCGACCGCAGTGAGTTGGCTCCCGACCTCGTCGTTTTCCATCGGCGCGACGAACTTCTCACGGAACCGCTCGGCGTCGAACGCCCCGTCACCGCCGAAGGTGACCGACCCCGTGGTGACGCCCCAGTGGACGACGATGACATCCGGGTCCACTTCGAGCAGCGTCTCGTAGTCCGTCTTGCCGTACTGGCCGGTCTCGACGCCGGCGAAGGCGTCAGCGTCGACGAGTCCGAGGTCTCGGTAGGGCTTCATCTCGTAGCCGTTGTCCTCCAGATACAGCGCGTAGAACTCGCCGTTCTCGGGCGAGGAGCCGGAGTTTATCAGGCCGATGGACGGTGTCTCGCCGTCGTCGGGGAGCCGCGATTCGACCTCGGACTGGAGGTCCTCGTGGAGGTCGAGCCACGCCTCGGTCCGGGCCCGTTCGTCGAGCACAGTTCCGACCTTCTCGAACGCCTCCAACATCGACGGGGCCCGTTCGGGGTAGCCCATCTCCTGTTGCCAGTCGCTTCTGATGCGACGGTTGTGGCAGCCGAAGAACGGCCCGACGTTCGATTCGATCTCCTCGACGTCGGAGTCGTCCCAGTTGTCGTCCCAGGCCTGGATCAGGTTGGGGTCGATGAGGAACGCGTCTGGGTCGTGTTCGTAGAGTACCTCCTTGGGGATCCCGCCGTCCTGCCACAGCGGTGGCCAGTCGTTGTCGTAGTCGATGTCGAGCCGGTCGTAGAAGAGCGTGGGCGCGCTCAGTCGGTTTGTCTGGAGTTTGTCCGCCTGACCGAGCGAGACCACCATATCGGCCCACCCCATGTTGTACGTCGTGACCGCCTCCGGGACCGACTCGAACTCCACCTCGCCGACGGGGAACATCTCGACCGAGTACGAGCCGTCCTCGGCCGTGTCCGCCGACCCGTCGTCGGTCGAGGACCCCGTCTCGTTCGTCGAGCCCGTCTCGGTGCCGTTCGAGTCCGGCGTCGAACCGGACTTGGATCGGCCCGCGCAGCCGGCGAGCAGGCCGCCGCCGACCACCGCGCCGCCGTACTTGACGTAGTCGCGTCGGCTCGGTGCCGTCGTGTCGGTGTCGTCGTCGCTCATGGTTAGAACTCCCCGTTGACGATGTCCGCGACGCGCTGCGGGTCGAACATCTCACCGAGTCCGCCGGTGTTTCCGGGTTCCGGCGGCTCGCCGAACAGGTCGGGGTAGATCTGTTTCGCGGTGAGTTCGATCTGGAAGATGTTGATGATCGGTCCCTGGAACGCGTCGCCGCTCGCGTAGAGGCGGTCGTTCTCGACCGCGGTGAGCTCCTTCCCGACCGGGTGCTCGTCGAGGGCGAAGAACGCCTCCGTCGCCTCGTCGGGGTTCTGCCAGTCCGAGAAGTGGAGGAGCACGTCGGGGTCGGCGTCGAGCATCGCTTCCATGTCGATGAGCGCGCTGTCGGACCAGCCGCTCCGGGGACCGCTGTCGAACTCGGAGAGCGCGTCGTTCGCCCGCAGCGGCCGGGTGTGCGCGTTCTGGAATCCCGGCTCGTTCAGGTGGTACACCCAGAAGGCTTCCTTCTTCTGATCGTACCAGACGACGCCGACCTCGGGCCGCTCCGACTGCGGCGGGAGGTCCGCTCGGATGTCCGCGACCATCTCGTCGCGGACGGCCTTCAGCTCTGCCCCGCGCTCCGGCACCTGATACGCCTGCGCGTACTTGTCGACCAGTTCCCAGATGGTGTAGAACTGGTAGTCGGACGCGCTGTCGGGCGCGATGTTCGTCCGGCTGTGGTAGTTGGCGAAGAACGGGGCGATGTTGGACTCGATCTCGTCGAAGTCGGCGTCGTCAAACGAGGACCAGCCGCCCATCCACACCGGGTCAATGTGGTGGACGTCGCTGTCGAGCTCGTAGAACACCTCCTTGTCGACGCCGTCGTCGTAGAGCTTCGTCAGGTCGCCCGTGTCGAGGGAGACGCCCGGGAGCTCGTCGTAGTACTGCGCGCTGTAGTTCTCGGGGAAGCCCAGCGACGAGATGACGTCGGACTGGCCGAGCGAGACGAGAATGTCGGCGTCGTGGTTGGAGTACACGGCCGCCGTCTCCGGGACCGCGTCGAACTCCACCGTACCGGCCGGCGACATCGTCACCGAGTACCCGGTGTCCTCGGTCGACTCCTCGGCGCTCGTCGTCCCGCCGTCGTCCCCCTCCGTCGTCTCGTTTTCCGTCTCCGGGTCGTCGTCCGTCGGCCCCGACGAACTTCCGGCGTCGGACGTACAGCCGGCGAGCAGGCCGCCGACCCCGACGGCGGCGCCGTACTTGACGTAGTCCCGTCGAGACGATTCCAGCCGGTCAGGCCGTTCATCTGCCATACGTTTTAGGCTCGCCTAACTATTCAAAAGAGTTCCGAATCTTTAGGCCGGCCAAAATTGTCAGCGAGGCGTCCCGCAGCGCGGGCACATCGGCGGGCCGCCGTCGGCGAAGTCGAGGCCGCAGTGCGGGCAGGCGCCGTCGTCGGGGGCCGTCATCGCCGCGACCGCGTCGGCCGTCCCCTCCCGGACCGACTCGACGGTGCCGACGCCGGACACGGGATCTGACGCCGGATCGGCCAGTCGGCGACGGTGGAACTCCGCGCGGTCGAGTAGGAAGGACGGCGCCGCGTCGGCGTCGACCTCGTCGAGCGCGTCGCCCGCGTCGACGCGCTCTCCCGGCGGCTCGGTTCCGGCGAGCAGGCCGAGCGCCTCGGCGGCGCGGCCCCTAACGTACGCGCTCTCGTCGCGGAGGCGCTCGCCGAGGGCGGCCTCGGCGGCCGTCAGCCGCTCGGGGTGTTCACAGCCTATCGCGACCAGCGCGGTACAGAGGTGGTAGCGCACGAGTTCGTCGTCGGCGTCGAGGTGCTCGGCGAGCGAGTCGACGTGGTGGCGGAGTCGACCGGGGTCACCGAGCGCGACGTGCGCTAGCGCCTTCGCGAGCTTCTCTTTCACCTCCGGTTCGTCGAACTCCAGTCCGACGCGGAGGTCGGCCAGCGTCGCCGGGTCCGCGACCGCCTCGGGCGACTCGACGGCGACGTACCCGAGCGCCTCGGCGCAGCGGGCCCGGACGTAGTAGAACTCCGCGTCGTCCGCTAGCCGCGCCCCGAGCGAATCGACGGCGGGGGTCACGGCCTCCGGGGCCGTCCGCGCGAGCGCGACGAACAGCTTCGCGGCCGTCAGCCGAACCGCCCGGTCGTCGTCGGTCAGGAACGACGTCAGCGGCTCGGCGGCCGCCTCACCGAGGCGGGTCCCGTCGTCGACCGCGTCTCTGACGGCGCGCAGCGCGCGCTTACGAGTCTCGGCGTCGACTGCCTCGAGGCGCGCGACGGCCGCGACGACCGCCTCGGCGTCCCCCTCGGTAATCCGGGCGGCGAAGCGGTCGGGGTCCGAGTCCTCCATGAGCTATTCGGGAGTCTCGCGAGCGACCGGTTTCAACGCGGTGGTTCCGCGTCGGGCAGGACCGTCGTCGTACTGCCCGATAGGAATTGTATATCGCGCTATCTGATTTATCGGTCGTCGAACGCCCGAACGCTGTCGAACGAGCCGTCGGCGATAGCGGCGGCGATACCGTCGATATCGGCCTCTCGGGGCACTTCGTGGGGATACTTGCGAGCGAAGTACCGCGTGAGGTTCTCGACGTCGCGTTTCAGGAAGTCGCGCGCGTTCTCGTGGTCGACGGGCACGGCCTGGGGCCAGTCGAAGATGGTCACGCCGCTCTCCGCGACGGCGACGTTGTGTTCGGAGGCGTCGGCGTGGACCCAGCCCAGGTCGTGTGCGGTCGCCAGCTCTCGGAGGATCAGATCGAGGACCCCAACCGCCTGCTCCGGGTCGAGCTTCGCGCGCGACAGCTCCACGCCCGGGAACTTCTCCATCACGATGGCGTGCCGGTTGTGATCGACCGGCCGCGGGACGCTCACGTCGGGGTACAGTTCCTCCATCGCCTCGTACTCGCGTTCGGCCGCCTTGCGTGCGGTGTAGAGCCACGAGACGTGGTCGCGGTCGGCGGTGTACTCGCGCTCGCGGTTCACCTCGCGGAAGTTGGTGTACCCCTCGCGGTGGTACTTCAGGGCGAGCGGCCGGAACGACTGCGCCTCGTACACGTCGCCCTCCTTGCCGAGCCCCAGGGGCGACCCCACGCCGTCGATGGTCTCGCGCTCGGCGAACGTCCGGAGCGCCAGCGCGTCGTACCCCTCGAAGGTGAGCTGATACCCCTCGTACTGGATCGTCTTCCGCTCGATCAGCTCCCGGTCGAGACACCGGTCGATCCGGTAGTCGACCTCCTCGCGCGTCAGGTCCGCGTAGTCGGGGAGCTTGTCGCGGCGCACCCACTCCGAGAAGCGCATCCCCTGCTCGACGCCCGAGAGGAGGTAGAAGTCCTCGGGGTCGAGCTCCGCCATGTCGCCGGCGACGTTTCGCACCATACGCGCCCCTACTCCGGCGATTCCTAAAAGGGACGCGCGTTCGGGATCGGTGGCCGATAAATCTCATACTGCGATAGCAAATCTATATCTCGCCGCTCCACAGTTTCGGAGGATAGGCCAGTTTCAGGTCGAATTAGCATCAAGTCGTGGTGATTCTCAGCGGTCGGAGATCGATTTTGAATCCTTACTCTCGAACTACCGGACGAGCGTACGAAATTGCGTGAATTTTGGCGCTGCTGAATACGGTTGTCACTCTTGAGCGGCGGACCCAGCGAGAGCTCAGCCGATTAGTCGTGCGGGATCAACGCCGAGGCAACGAGCTCAACACACTCACCCGCAGTCAACACGGGTGCGTAGTCCATCTCTCCGTCGACACCTGCTTTCAGCAGGAAGTCGGTCAGCCGCCAGATATTGTACAAGAGGACCGCGAACACGAAGTAGAACAAGCGAACGCGGTAGTCTTTCGAGGAGGTCTTGGCGAGAAAGTCACCTTTGATCGATTTGTACTCACTCTCGATCTGCCACCGGCGGCTGTAGCGCTGACAAAAGGTCTCGGCCTCCTCCGGACCGACTCGGAGACTCGTCGCGAAGACGGCCGTTCCCTCCCCACTCGTTGACGGCACGTACAGCAGCCGCATTGGATGCGATCCAGATTCCACATGGACAGAAGCCGACTCAACAGCCACCTCTTGGTCGTCTTCCCACATTTGTTTGAGTACATCCCGTTCAGAGCTGGAGACTCGCTTCGGAATGAGGTAGTTCACATCGAGGTTTGAGAGCGTCTGAAACACGCGTATCGAATCGAACTCCCGATCACACAGCACTGTCTCGATTGGAACATGCTCTTTCGCTCGTCGAACGAGTCGCCGAACAGTACGATGGATCTGATTCGACGGGTTCTCATCCCACTCAGAACTCTCTCGAACCGGCTCGACAGCTAAGACCAGCGGGATGTTCTGTCCGATGATCGAGAGGGTCGCAAATTTAAACGCTCGACCGTCTCTGTCCTTCGTTCCACTGACCATCGGCATCCCTTCGACATCCCCGTAGTAGGGAATGGTCGTGATATCGATCGCGGCAGTGACTGGCCGGCGGAACGATGCTTCAGAAGCAATCACGGAAAGCAAGCGATCCGTTGTCTCGTTGAAGCCGTCGACGAGCTCGTCAGGATCGAACTGCTTGACGGTGCGAAGGTGGGTATCGCCATGCGAGCTGTAATCCTCGCCACGCCGGTACTGAAAGCGAGTAGCTCCCTGCGTGGCTCCGCACCGAACCATTCCCATGAATGTCTGTAACTCGAAAAATTGCGTGTCCTCGTACGAGGCGTTCGGCGCCCGATCAGAGTCGAAGTGTCCGAAGGCGTGATCACGCGCGAGGCGCGTTGTCTGAACAATCCCCTCCTGTGAGAAGGATTCGTCTTCTACTGAGTCTGTATCTTCTTGCTCATTGTCGACGATCTCTGCCTTAGACCGCACCTCCGGCGCTGAGAT includes the following:
- a CDS encoding ABC transporter substrate-binding protein — translated: MRDDAPTRRDYLTYGGAVVGGGLLAGCTGGSEGPGSNATDDETTGGSNATEGSDATGDSNGSTADPGYTATMAPAGEVAFDAVPEDIMVYSLLYADLAVALGHGDAVNSLGFDADAGGNTLDAYYADLDGVSFDRDGLAQLNTGSGGGISVDRELLYELDSDLHLADPCLFVSFDGWTEDDVAEIRDNVGPWFGNIYSRRRSQPPEPCRDRYEYYALPDIGERVAAVFREEERFAALDAVREDLLETVRSDLPPAEDRPTVATLIYMDGTYYPSRTDGPGFANAHVRPLGAPDAFAGDEVTYETTYDHEALLEVDPDVVLHQFGIASYYDVGAVREELADHPVASELAAVENDRFYPSGNPVQGPIMNLFQLEMTAKQLYPERFGEWPGYDHGDAYPAIPDGERLFDRQRVADIINGDA
- a CDS encoding ABC transporter substrate-binding protein encodes the protein MADERSQRRAPTRRDYVKYGGAVVGAGVLAGCAGTSDDSSAPEGNETSDATNGTAGSDDDAAAESTADAGYTVEMAPMGEVAFDAVPERWMAYFSTYGDMGIALGQLDGLQGLIFTENWPLGFFDHLPDVDVSFDGVAQLMGDGGIDKESFYELDADVHLMDPNFISLLDDTWTDADYEEVATNVGPIVGNSIRRRGEDWHDYRYYSLYEAFEVVADVFQERERYEALKSVHDGLIADIESRLPDQAERPTVGLLSVNSDFENGTFYAYPVNDGNGHKQYRDVEMRGAFDDAIEGGYAEWDYEQILEVDPDALLFQYGFSHVSAEEFERRMDAMREDPVGKQLTAVQNDRLYRGGTSYQGPLINLFQTEAAAKQFYPDAFGEWNGIETLSDPEARLFDYRRVADIVNGDY
- a CDS encoding ABC transporter ATP-binding protein; this encodes MALEPTAGESKRPTETEADAGRDAEAGGRLDGEDLVLSYPASDGPVVDGESITAPSGAVTALVGPNGSGKSTLLKGLADQLAPDAGSVLVDGREIGSFDKKELARTMGLLSQESTSPNSITVEDLVYHGRYPHRGFFETTTDEDEAAVDRAIELAGCGHLRDREVGSLSGGQKQLAWIAMALAQDTDVLLLDEPTTFLDLHHQMEVMEIIETLRDESEVTVVVVLHDIEQAARVADRVVALKDGAIRARGTPEEVVTEDLLAEVFEIDAAVDRTPRGPRIEPLRARHDDDRERPSERVARADGGDE
- a CDS encoding FecCD family ABC transporter permease, whose protein sequence is MTVATGTSAGAAGWREQWFGWFDGSLFTLCAASLAVVVLGGLAQVSFGAFSMTIVDAWQAVFDPRVVFDAQAWRAFLLGAELPEMGKQSLIVWNIRLPRVFVAMLVGMNLAVSGAIFQAVTRNELASPFILGVSSGAGLMILLTLVVFSGLAAFLPLIASVGGAVAFLVVYAIAWKNGTSPVRLVLAGVIVGTVFSSLQTALFFFADDIGVVQSAISWTTGSLTGTDWEQVRMALPWTAVAMLLALVSSRQLNVLLLGERTASSLGMSVEKVRFALSGVAVLAASASIAVAGIVGFVGLIVPHMVRNIVGSDYRKLVIGCLFAGPALLVAADVGARLGMAVLVGSDAQIPVGIVTGLVGGPYFLYLMRRQERMGEI
- a CDS encoding NAD(P)/FAD-dependent oxidoreductase → MSTTDPEATHDCDRDVAVVGGGPAGCSAAVFCAREGLDTVVFDRGRSSLKRCAHLENYLGFPAGIDIETLYGLIHDHAETAGCEIDSDLVESVARADDGEGFVVTPQEGDPVTARRVIAATRYDGSYLRGLDDDAAMFETYEEGDEEHDWFDREYPDRDGTTPVDGLYVASPSDETDTQAIMAAGRGARVAHRVIADARIDDGWWEAVADGVDWVRREAELDDEWNDRDRWTEWFDDHYGDDAPVDTDSDRYRRVRAAAIDESLSSYVEPDEIEERAAEGQAALASHLDADRVAGALDAETLLDAVDTETLLDGVDDETLLDAVDEDSVRDRAAELGATLGGS
- a CDS encoding ABC transporter substrate-binding protein, giving the protein MSDDDTDTTAPSRRDYVKYGGAVVGGGLLAGCAGRSKSGSTPDSNGTETGSTNETGSSTDDGSADTAEDGSYSVEMFPVGEVEFESVPEAVTTYNMGWADMVVSLGQADKLQTNRLSAPTLFYDRLDIDYDNDWPPLWQDGGIPKEVLYEHDPDAFLIDPNLIQAWDDNWDDSDVEEIESNVGPFFGCHNRRIRSDWQQEMGYPERAPSMLEAFEKVGTVLDERARTEAWLDLHEDLQSEVESRLPDDGETPSIGLINSGSSPENGEFYALYLEDNGYEMKPYRDLGLVDADAFAGVETGQYGKTDYETLLEVDPDVIVVHWGVTTGSVTFGGDGAFDAERFREKFVAPMENDEVGSQLTAVEEGRVVPGPTAEQGPLVNAFQTELTARLFYPEEFGEVDTEAPLDVPEGERLFDRQRVRDIVNGDI
- a CDS encoding ABC transporter substrate-binding protein is translated as MADERPDRLESSRRDYVKYGAAVGVGGLLAGCTSDAGSSSGPTDDDPETENETTEGDDGGTTSAEESTEDTGYSVTMSPAGTVEFDAVPETAAVYSNHDADILVSLGQSDVISSLGFPENYSAQYYDELPGVSLDTGDLTKLYDDGVDKEVFYELDSDVHHIDPVWMGGWSSFDDADFDEIESNIAPFFANYHSRTNIAPDSASDYQFYTIWELVDKYAQAYQVPERGAELKAVRDEMVADIRADLPPQSERPEVGVVWYDQKKEAFWVYHLNEPGFQNAHTRPLRANDALSEFDSGPRSGWSDSALIDMEAMLDADPDVLLHFSDWQNPDEATEAFFALDEHPVGKELTAVENDRLYASGDAFQGPIINIFQIELTAKQIYPDLFGEPPEPGNTGGLGEMFDPQRVADIVNGEF
- a CDS encoding HEAT repeat domain-containing protein; this translates as MEDSDPDRFAARITEGDAEAVVAAVARLEAVDAETRKRALRAVRDAVDDGTRLGEAAAEPLTSFLTDDDRAVRLTAAKLFVALARTAPEAVTPAVDSLGARLADDAEFYYVRARCAEALGYVAVESPEAVADPATLADLRVGLEFDEPEVKEKLAKALAHVALGDPGRLRHHVDSLAEHLDADDELVRYHLCTALVAIGCEHPERLTAAEAALGERLRDESAYVRGRAAEALGLLAGTEPPGERVDAGDALDEVDADAAPSFLLDRAEFHRRRLADPASDPVSGVGTVESVREGTADAVAAMTAPDDGACPHCGLDFADGGPPMCPRCGTPR
- a CDS encoding serine/threonine-protein kinase RIO2 — its product is MVRNVAGDMAELDPEDFYLLSGVEQGMRFSEWVRRDKLPDYADLTREEVDYRIDRCLDRELIERKTIQYEGYQLTFEGYDALALRTFAERETIDGVGSPLGLGKEGDVYEAQSFRPLALKYHREGYTNFREVNREREYTADRDHVSWLYTARKAAEREYEAMEELYPDVSVPRPVDHNRHAIVMEKFPGVELSRAKLDPEQAVGVLDLILRELATAHDLGWVHADASEHNVAVAESGVTIFDWPQAVPVDHENARDFLKRDVENLTRYFARKYPHEVPREADIDGIAAAIADGSFDSVRAFDDR